The following coding sequences lie in one Amycolatopsis cihanbeyliensis genomic window:
- a CDS encoding NUDIX hydrolase, with translation MLRGVRQPDDLSFDASLLPEPAVTPAVPKDAATVILLRDTPDGVEVFLQRRVAGMAFAGGMTVFPGGGVDERDADASVRWAGPPPARWAQWFGCAEPMARALVCAAVRETFEESGVLLAGSPTEVVADTARYARARAALVSRELSLATFLAETGFTLRADLLRPWANWVTPASEARRYDTRFFVAALPAGQRADGATTEAESSGWWRPADALTDARAGRSALMPPTWITLSELGEFDATDAVLAAPRSIEKIIPNLVREGDKVRVVWEQA, from the coding sequence ATGTTGCGAGGTGTGCGGCAACCGGATGACCTCAGTTTCGACGCGTCCCTGCTCCCCGAACCCGCGGTGACCCCGGCCGTGCCCAAGGACGCGGCCACGGTGATCCTCCTGCGGGACACTCCGGACGGGGTGGAGGTGTTCCTGCAGCGCAGGGTCGCCGGGATGGCCTTCGCCGGTGGGATGACCGTGTTCCCCGGCGGCGGGGTGGACGAGCGGGACGCCGATGCCTCGGTGCGCTGGGCGGGCCCGCCGCCCGCACGCTGGGCGCAATGGTTCGGCTGCGCGGAACCGATGGCGCGGGCACTGGTGTGCGCGGCGGTGCGGGAGACCTTCGAGGAGTCCGGGGTCCTGCTCGCCGGCAGCCCTACCGAAGTGGTCGCCGACACCGCTCGGTACGCGCGGGCAAGGGCCGCGCTGGTCTCCAGGGAGCTGTCCCTGGCCACCTTCCTGGCAGAGACCGGCTTCACCCTGCGCGCCGACCTGCTGCGCCCGTGGGCGAACTGGGTGACACCGGCGTCGGAGGCGCGCCGTTACGACACCCGGTTCTTCGTCGCGGCGCTGCCCGCGGGGCAGCGGGCCGACGGTGCCACCACGGAGGCGGAGAGTTCGGGCTGGTGGCGGCCCGCGGACGCGCTGACCGACGCCCGCGCGGGTCGCAGTGCCCTGATGCCGCCGACCTGGATCACACTGTCCGAGCTCGGCGAGTTCGATGCCACGGATGCGGTGCTCGCCGCGCCCCGGTCGATCGAGAAGATCATCCCGAACCTGGTCAGGGAAGGGGACAAGGTGCGAGTGGTATGGGAGCAGGCGTGA
- a CDS encoding WhiB family transcriptional regulator has product MEPNQSDWRLSAACRDTDPDGLFVRGAEQNRAKLVCMGCPVRTECLAEALDNRIDFGVWGGMTERERRALLRRRPEVVSWWDLLESAKREFDPDEADRTARVS; this is encoded by the coding sequence ATGGAACCCAACCAGTCGGACTGGCGACTCAGTGCAGCCTGCCGGGACACCGATCCGGACGGCCTCTTCGTCCGGGGTGCCGAGCAGAACAGGGCCAAGTTGGTGTGCATGGGGTGTCCGGTGCGCACCGAATGTCTCGCGGAGGCGCTGGACAACAGGATCGACTTCGGCGTCTGGGGAGGAATGACCGAACGGGAGCGCCGCGCCCTGCTGCGCAGGCGACCCGAGGTGGTGAGCTGGTGGGACCTGCTGGAGTCCGCCAAGCGCGAGTTCGACCCGGACGAGGCGGACCGCACCGCGCGGGTTTCCTGA
- a CDS encoding Crp/Fnr family transcriptional regulator, with protein sequence MDETLARAGIFQGVEPAAAEALAQTLESVEFPRGHVIFNEGEPGDKLYIIQSGKVKIGRKSPDGRENLLGIFGPSDMFGELSIFDPGPRTSSATTVTEVRSVTMDRAALRQWISTRPEIAEQLLRVVARRLRRTNNMVAELIFTDVPGRVARALLQLAQRFGSQEAGLLRVTHDLTQEEIAQFVGASRETVNKALADFAHRGWLRLEGKSVLILDPERLARRAR encoded by the coding sequence GTGGACGAAACCCTGGCCCGCGCGGGCATCTTCCAGGGCGTGGAACCCGCGGCGGCCGAGGCGCTCGCCCAAACCTTGGAGAGTGTGGAGTTCCCGCGGGGCCACGTGATCTTCAACGAGGGCGAGCCTGGTGACAAGCTGTACATCATCCAGTCCGGCAAGGTGAAGATCGGCCGCAAGTCCCCGGACGGCAGGGAGAACCTGCTCGGGATCTTCGGCCCCTCGGACATGTTCGGTGAGCTGTCCATCTTCGACCCGGGTCCGCGGACCTCGAGCGCCACCACGGTGACCGAGGTGCGCTCGGTCACCATGGACCGGGCCGCACTGCGCCAGTGGATCTCGACCCGGCCGGAGATCGCCGAGCAGCTGCTGCGAGTGGTCGCCCGCAGGCTGCGCCGCACCAACAACATGGTCGCCGAGTTGATCTTCACCGACGTCCCCGGCCGGGTGGCGCGGGCGCTGCTGCAGCTTGCGCAGCGTTTCGGCAGCCAGGAGGCCGGGCTACTGCGGGTCACCCACGACCTGACCCAGGAGGAGATCGCCCAGTTCGTCGGCGCGTCCCGGGAGACGGTGAACAAGGCGCTGGCCGACTTCGCGCACCGCGGTTGGCTGCGCCTCGAGGGCAAGAGCGTGCTGATCCTGGACCCGGAGCGGCTGGCACGGCGGGCTCGCTGA
- a CDS encoding DUF4177 domain-containing protein has product MSATTWEYATVPLLIHATKQILDQWGEDGWELVTVLPNPSGEQHVAYLKRPKG; this is encoded by the coding sequence ATGAGTGCCACCACATGGGAGTACGCCACCGTCCCGCTGCTGATCCACGCCACCAAGCAGATCCTCGACCAATGGGGTGAGGACGGCTGGGAGCTGGTGACGGTGCTGCCCAACCCGAGCGGCGAGCAGCACGTCGCGTACCTGAAGCGACCGAAGGGCTGA
- a CDS encoding RidA family protein: protein MSWSARLTELGIELPAVAAPVAAYVPAVRSGSQVLTSGQLPFVGGALPATGKVGGEVSPEEAKQHARTAMLNALAAVHDLVGIDTVTRVVKVVGYVASAEGFTGQPAVINGASELLGEVFGDAGTHARSAVGVAELPLGTPVEVELVVEVA from the coding sequence ATGAGCTGGAGCGCCAGACTCACCGAGCTCGGTATCGAACTGCCCGCGGTGGCCGCTCCGGTGGCCGCCTACGTACCGGCGGTGCGCAGCGGCTCGCAGGTACTGACCTCAGGCCAGCTGCCGTTCGTCGGCGGCGCGCTCCCGGCCACCGGGAAGGTCGGCGGCGAGGTGAGCCCGGAGGAGGCCAAGCAGCACGCGCGCACCGCGATGCTGAACGCGCTGGCCGCCGTGCACGACCTGGTCGGCATCGACACGGTGACCCGGGTGGTGAAGGTCGTCGGCTATGTGGCCTCCGCGGAGGGGTTCACCGGCCAGCCCGCCGTGATCAACGGCGCGTCGGAGCTGCTCGGTGAGGTTTTCGGCGACGCGGGCACGCACGCCCGGTCGGCGGTGGGGGTAGCGGAGTTGCCGCTCGGCACTCCGGTCGAGGTCGAGCTGGTTGTCGAGGTGGCCTGA
- a CDS encoding MFS transporter — protein sequence MSQPADSAEGRASLADYRAALTTPGARGPAAASVLARLPIAMIGISALLYVQRTTGSFAIAGLVSASALIGVAVGAVIQGRLMDRFGPTRPLLIVIGLFLTAMTALIVAIEARAPTPMLITLAACIGLTEPMTGSASRALWSRLLPPGPTRNAAFSYEAISMEMFFILGPGIAGLLIAAPWPGTGMALGAACMVAGATCFAFSPAVRAWGPAERAGGTLLGALASPGMRTLAIAVFGFGVVLGFVEVAVPAAATQAGHAAVGGLLLSAWSISSVGFGVAYSLRPWPRTMPVRLPVLLGGFGALVALLALPGTLWGLALAMLAAGALITPQSTTHSAVIEVVAPRGTAAEAFGWVLTAATLGLAAGQSVSGYLVEHGGPPTAFLTAAAAAVLLAGVVWLLRGTVRSGTRDAPEPVRVAAT from the coding sequence GTGTCCCAGCCTGCTGACTCCGCGGAAGGCCGCGCGTCCCTCGCCGACTACCGCGCCGCACTGACCACGCCCGGAGCGCGTGGGCCGGCGGCGGCGTCCGTGCTGGCCAGGCTGCCCATCGCGATGATCGGGATCTCCGCATTGCTCTACGTGCAACGCACAACCGGCTCGTTCGCGATCGCCGGGCTGGTATCCGCAAGCGCCCTGATCGGGGTCGCGGTGGGTGCGGTCATCCAGGGCAGGCTGATGGACCGGTTCGGCCCAACCCGGCCGTTGCTGATCGTGATCGGATTGTTTCTCACCGCGATGACCGCGTTGATCGTCGCGATCGAGGCCCGGGCGCCGACCCCGATGCTGATCACCCTCGCGGCCTGCATCGGTCTGACCGAACCGATGACCGGTTCCGCCTCCCGGGCGCTGTGGAGCAGGCTGCTGCCGCCCGGCCCGACCCGCAATGCCGCCTTCTCCTACGAGGCGATCAGCATGGAGATGTTCTTCATCCTCGGGCCGGGTATCGCCGGGCTGCTGATCGCCGCCCCGTGGCCGGGCACCGGAATGGCGCTCGGCGCCGCCTGCATGGTCGCCGGAGCCACCTGCTTCGCGTTCAGCCCGGCCGTGCGGGCCTGGGGCCCGGCCGAGCGGGCCGGCGGCACCTTGCTCGGCGCGCTGGCCAGCCCGGGGATGCGCACCCTGGCGATCGCCGTGTTCGGCTTCGGGGTGGTGCTCGGGTTCGTGGAGGTCGCCGTACCGGCAGCGGCGACCCAGGCCGGGCACGCCGCGGTCGGCGGGCTGTTGCTCTCGGCCTGGTCGATCAGCTCGGTCGGTTTCGGGGTCGCCTACAGCCTGCGCCCCTGGCCGCGCACCATGCCGGTGCGGCTGCCGGTGCTGCTCGGCGGGTTCGGTGCGCTGGTGGCCCTGCTGGCGCTACCGGGCACGCTGTGGGGGCTGGCGCTGGCGATGCTGGCCGCGGGGGCACTGATCACCCCGCAGTCGACGACGCACTCCGCGGTGATCGAGGTGGTCGCCCCGAGGGGAACCGCCGCGGAGGCGTTCGGCTGGGTGCTCACCGCCGCCACCCTCGGTCTGGCCGCGGGCCAGTCGGTCAGCGGCTACCTGGTCGAGCACGGCGGACCGCCCACCGCGTTCCTCACCGCGGCCGCGGCCGCGGTGCTGCTGGCCGGGGTGGTCTGGCTGCTGCGCGGGACCGTGCGGTCCGGCACGCGGGACGCCCCCGAGCCGGTCCGGGTGGCCGCGACCTAG
- a CDS encoding MBL fold metallo-hydrolase, with protein MSRDRSAQHPAPGVLREVSPVASVLLEDNPSVMTLDGTNSWVLRAPGARGCVVVDPGYDDPEHLDRLAGVGLVELVVLTHHHPDHAEGASRFAERVGAPVRAFDPGLCRGSGRLRPGEELVAGGLRIEVLHTPGHTRDSVSLRLEHAGRPHVLTGDTVLGRGTTVLTDLGDYLDSLDVLCELPPDTLGLPGHGPELADLGAVAREYREHRRQRLDQVRAAVRELGPDATPRQVVEVVYADVDRSLWGPAEASVTAQLEYLRR; from the coding sequence GTGAGTCGAGACAGGTCGGCACAGCATCCCGCGCCCGGTGTGTTGCGCGAGGTGTCCCCGGTGGCCTCGGTGCTGCTCGAGGACAACCCATCGGTGATGACCCTGGACGGCACGAACAGCTGGGTGCTGCGGGCGCCAGGCGCGCGTGGCTGCGTGGTGGTCGATCCCGGGTACGACGACCCGGAGCACCTGGACCGGCTCGCCGGGGTCGGCCTGGTGGAGCTGGTGGTGCTCACCCATCACCATCCCGATCACGCCGAGGGCGCCTCCCGGTTCGCGGAGCGGGTGGGCGCGCCGGTGCGCGCGTTCGACCCGGGGCTGTGCCGTGGCTCGGGCCGGCTGCGCCCCGGCGAGGAGCTGGTGGCTGGCGGGCTGCGAATCGAGGTGCTGCACACCCCGGGGCACACCAGGGACTCGGTGTCCCTGCGGCTGGAGCACGCCGGGCGCCCGCACGTGCTGACCGGTGACACGGTGCTGGGCCGCGGCACCACCGTGCTGACCGACCTCGGCGACTACCTGGACTCGCTGGACGTACTGTGCGAGCTGCCGCCGGACACCCTCGGGCTGCCGGGACACGGACCGGAGCTGGCCGACCTCGGCGCGGTGGCCAGGGAGTACCGCGAGCACCGCAGGCAGCGGCTGGACCAGGTGCGGGCGGCCGTGCGCGAGCTCGGGCCGGACGCCACCCCGCGGCAGGTGGTGGAGGTGGTCTACGCCGACGTCGACCGCTCGCTGTGGGGCCCCGCCGAGGCCAGCGTCACCGCCCAGCTGGAGTACCTGCGCCGGTAG
- a CDS encoding ArsA family ATPase, with protein MSSPLDIDALIDDQQTRVIVCCGSGGVGKTTTAAALALRAAQRGRQTVVLTIDPARRLAQALGLRELGNHPRKVSVEGFDPRGELWAMMLDMRRTFDDMVRVHAGPERAEQLLANPFYQTISTSFSGTQEYMAMEKLGQLAATGDWDLIIVDTPPSRSALDFLDAPSRLSTALDGRMIRLLTGPAKASGWGLRKVVSAGFSMFAKAVSTILGGQLLADASAFMQAFDTMFGGFRERARKTAELLRSAGTAFLVVAAPEPDALREASYFVERLSEESMPLSGLVANRTHPVLAELSATDALAAADALDRGGQHAPLAAAVLRLHADRVALAEREKRLLARFTRAHPGVPVAAVPALPSDVHDLHGLRDIGERLAGS; from the coding sequence ATGAGCAGCCCGCTCGACATCGACGCACTGATCGACGACCAGCAGACCAGGGTGATCGTGTGCTGCGGCTCCGGCGGGGTCGGCAAGACCACCACCGCCGCGGCGCTGGCACTGCGGGCCGCCCAGCGCGGCAGGCAGACCGTGGTACTGACCATCGACCCCGCCCGCAGGCTGGCACAGGCGCTGGGCCTGCGGGAGCTCGGCAACCACCCGCGGAAGGTGTCGGTCGAGGGTTTCGATCCCCGGGGTGAACTCTGGGCGATGATGCTGGACATGCGGCGCACCTTCGACGACATGGTGCGGGTGCACGCCGGGCCGGAGCGCGCCGAGCAGTTGCTGGCCAATCCCTTCTACCAGACCATCTCCACCTCGTTCTCCGGAACGCAGGAGTACATGGCGATGGAGAAGCTCGGCCAGCTCGCCGCGACCGGCGACTGGGACCTGATCATCGTGGACACCCCGCCCAGCCGCTCGGCGCTGGACTTCCTGGACGCGCCGAGCCGGCTGTCCACCGCGCTGGATGGTCGAATGATCCGGCTGCTCACCGGTCCGGCGAAGGCGAGCGGCTGGGGCCTGCGCAAGGTGGTCAGCGCCGGGTTCTCGATGTTCGCCAAGGCGGTGTCCACCATCCTCGGCGGGCAGCTGCTCGCCGACGCCTCCGCGTTCATGCAGGCCTTCGACACCATGTTCGGCGGCTTCCGGGAGCGGGCCCGCAAGACCGCCGAGCTGCTGCGCTCGGCGGGCACGGCGTTCCTGGTGGTGGCCGCGCCCGAACCGGATGCCCTGCGCGAGGCCAGCTACTTCGTGGAGCGGCTGTCCGAGGAGTCGATGCCACTGTCCGGCCTGGTGGCGAACCGGACCCACCCGGTGCTCGCCGAGCTCTCCGCCACCGACGCGCTGGCGGCGGCGGACGCGCTGGACCGCGGTGGCCAGCACGCGCCCCTGGCCGCCGCGGTGCTCCGGCTGCACGCCGACCGGGTCGCCCTCGCCGAGCGGGAGAAGCGGCTACTCGCCCGGTTCACCAGGGCGCACCCGGGGGTCCCGGTGGCCGCCGTTCCCGCCCTGCCGAGCGACGTGCACGACCTGCACGGCCTGCGCGATATCGGCGAGCGCCTCGCGGGCTCCTGA
- a CDS encoding esterase/lipase family protein: MRTALSRLSSLLSCLLVAALAVLVTPAIAQADTEPLPVPWSLAAAVPAQLAAPNSPPPGANDWDCEPSEQHPNPVVLVHGLGANQTVNWQTFSPLLANEGYCVFSLTYGVPGDPLPVYQPGGLLPMERSAEELATFVDRVLASTGAATVDILGHSEGTLMPSYYVRFLGGESKVDKYVSLTPLWQGTTLLGLSALYQHAKLFGLDKVVDGVLDPICGSCRQFLQGSDYLKKLHAKGIFAPEVQYTNIVTRYDEAVIPYTSGVAEAPNVHNVVLQEECGLDFAEHAAVAADPVAAGHVLNALDPADPEPVPCVLVTPLGAAR, from the coding sequence ATGCGGACAGCGTTGTCCCGGCTGTCGTCCCTGCTGTCATGCCTGCTCGTCGCCGCCCTGGCCGTCCTGGTCACCCCGGCGATCGCACAGGCCGACACGGAGCCACTTCCGGTCCCGTGGAGCCTCGCGGCGGCCGTTCCCGCGCAGCTCGCGGCGCCGAACAGCCCACCACCGGGGGCCAACGACTGGGATTGCGAGCCCAGCGAGCAGCACCCGAACCCGGTGGTGCTGGTGCACGGCCTTGGCGCCAACCAGACGGTGAACTGGCAAACCTTCAGCCCGCTGCTGGCCAACGAGGGGTACTGCGTCTTCTCGCTGACCTACGGCGTTCCCGGCGACCCGTTACCGGTGTACCAGCCGGGCGGGCTGCTGCCGATGGAGCGCAGCGCCGAGGAGCTCGCCACCTTCGTCGACCGGGTGCTGGCCAGTACCGGCGCGGCCACAGTGGACATACTCGGCCACTCCGAAGGCACCCTCATGCCGAGCTACTACGTCCGGTTCCTCGGCGGAGAGTCCAAAGTAGACAAGTATGTGAGCCTGACACCGCTGTGGCAGGGCACCACGCTGCTCGGCCTGTCCGCGTTGTACCAGCACGCCAAGCTGTTCGGGCTGGACAAGGTGGTGGACGGGGTACTCGACCCGATCTGCGGCTCCTGCCGGCAGTTCCTCCAGGGTTCGGACTACCTGAAGAAGCTGCACGCGAAAGGCATTTTCGCGCCGGAAGTGCAGTACACCAACATCGTCACCCGCTACGACGAGGCGGTCATCCCCTACACCAGCGGTGTCGCCGAGGCACCGAACGTGCACAACGTCGTGCTGCAGGAGGAATGCGGGCTGGACTTCGCCGAGCACGCCGCGGTCGCGGCCGATCCGGTCGCCGCGGGGCACGTGCTGAACGCGCTCGATCCGGCCGATCCCGAACCGGTGCCGTGCGTCCTGGTCACCCCGCTCGGGGCGGCACGCTAG
- a CDS encoding esterase/lipase family protein translates to MRRARHAFTVSVLAALLGTVLTGPAAASPAAGGRGGFNDWSCEPGADHPNPVVLVHGTRDNKDTTWRALGPKLVREGYCAFALTYGVIPDAPVVEEVVGGLMPIEYSAAELAGFVARVRSATGARQVDIVGYSQGTIVPTYYAKLLDGRGKIDRYVSLAPGWDGTNVAGMANLYGLLRALGLGWVSRLLTDCRACTQLLSDSPTLRTLHEGGIFLPEITYTNIVTRYDEIAVPYTTGLGEGPNVTNIVLQDGCPADRVNHVGIVIDPNALGHVLNALDPANAAPVPCVPMQPVKPSG, encoded by the coding sequence ATGCGCCGAGCACGCCACGCGTTCACCGTTTCCGTCCTGGCCGCCCTGCTCGGCACCGTGCTCACCGGCCCGGCCGCGGCGAGCCCGGCCGCCGGCGGGCGCGGCGGCTTCAACGACTGGTCCTGCGAGCCCGGTGCGGACCACCCGAATCCGGTGGTGCTGGTGCACGGGACCAGGGACAACAAGGACACCACCTGGCGCGCGTTGGGCCCGAAGCTGGTCCGCGAGGGCTACTGTGCCTTCGCCCTGACCTACGGGGTCATCCCGGACGCCCCCGTGGTGGAAGAGGTGGTGGGCGGCCTGATGCCGATCGAGTACAGCGCGGCCGAGCTCGCCGGCTTCGTGGCCAGGGTCAGATCGGCGACCGGGGCGCGGCAGGTGGACATCGTCGGGTACTCGCAGGGCACGATCGTGCCGACGTACTACGCCAAGCTGCTCGACGGCCGGGGCAAGATCGACAGGTACGTGAGCCTCGCGCCGGGGTGGGACGGTACGAACGTCGCGGGCATGGCGAACCTCTACGGCCTGCTCCGCGCGCTCGGCCTGGGCTGGGTCAGCCGGCTGCTCACCGACTGCCGGGCGTGCACCCAGCTACTCAGCGACTCACCGACCCTGCGCACCCTGCACGAGGGCGGGATCTTCCTGCCGGAGATCACCTATACCAACATCGTCACCCGGTACGACGAGATCGCCGTCCCGTACACCACCGGGCTCGGCGAGGGACCCAACGTCACCAACATCGTGCTGCAGGACGGCTGCCCCGCCGACAGGGTCAACCACGTCGGCATCGTGATCGATCCGAACGCCCTCGGCCACGTGCTGAACGCCCTGGATCCGGCGAACGCCGCGCCGGTCCCCTGCGTGCCGATGCAACCGGTAAAACCGTCCGGATGA
- a CDS encoding ArsA-related P-loop ATPase produces MTSGLAGWTEELARTRLHFVTGKGGTGKTTLAASLGLALASGGRRVLLIEVEGRQGFAQLFDTEPLPYAEQRIASAPGGGELRALHIDVEAALLEYFEMFYNLGFAGRTLRRMGAIEFATTLAPGLRDVLLTGKIKECVGRTDADGRYAYDAVVVDAPPTGRVVKFLDVTKALTDLAKTGPIRGQAEGVVRLLHSGETAVHLVTLLEEMPVRETVEAVSELDGADLRPGSVLVNRVRPPRLPGRSVTAAADGRVDASRVRTGLTAAGLDLPVSTVDALVEETVEHAIRVAAEQRAREQLAEADLPTLELPEITDGVDVAALYELADVLVDQGVGQR; encoded by the coding sequence GTGACCTCTGGGCTAGCCGGCTGGACCGAAGAACTCGCGCGCACCCGCCTGCATTTCGTCACCGGCAAGGGTGGAACCGGCAAGACCACGCTTGCCGCCTCGCTCGGGCTGGCGCTGGCCAGCGGGGGTAGGCGGGTCCTGCTGATCGAGGTCGAGGGCAGGCAGGGATTCGCCCAGCTGTTCGACACCGAGCCGCTGCCCTATGCCGAGCAGCGCATCGCGTCCGCACCCGGCGGCGGCGAGCTGCGCGCCTTGCACATCGACGTCGAGGCGGCCCTGCTCGAGTACTTCGAGATGTTCTACAACCTCGGGTTCGCCGGCCGGACACTGCGCCGGATGGGGGCGATCGAGTTCGCCACCACCCTCGCGCCCGGCCTGCGGGACGTGCTGCTCACCGGCAAGATCAAGGAGTGCGTCGGCCGCACCGACGCCGACGGCAGGTACGCCTACGACGCCGTGGTGGTGGACGCCCCGCCGACCGGGCGGGTGGTCAAGTTCCTCGATGTGACCAAGGCGCTCACCGACCTGGCCAAGACCGGCCCGATCCGCGGGCAGGCCGAGGGCGTGGTGCGCCTGCTGCATTCCGGGGAAACCGCCGTGCACCTGGTAACCCTGCTGGAGGAGATGCCGGTCCGGGAGACCGTGGAAGCCGTGTCCGAACTGGACGGCGCGGACCTGCGGCCCGGTTCGGTGCTGGTCAACCGGGTTCGGCCGCCGCGGCTGCCGGGGCGTTCGGTCACCGCGGCCGCGGACGGCAGGGTGGACGCCTCCAGGGTACGCACCGGGCTCACCGCGGCCGGGCTGGACCTGCCGGTGAGCACAGTGGACGCGCTGGTGGAGGAGACCGTCGAGCACGCCATCCGGGTGGCCGCCGAGCAGCGGGCGCGGGAACAGCTCGCCGAGGCGGACCTGCCCACCCTGGAACTGCCGGAGATCACCGACGGGGTGGACGTCGCCGCGCTCTACGAACTCGCGGACGTGCTGGTGGACCAGGGGGTGGGCCAACGATGA